The Boseongicola sp. DNA segment CTCCGCACGCAGCCACCGACGCTATAACGACGCATTACCGACGCGATACAGACAGAGGTTTTCGCGCTACGAAGCTGAAATAATTAGAATTTTTAGATTAAGCGATCTCTGCACAAAATTCGGCATCGACCGTTGCGATAAGATTTTGTTAACCCGCTACATCAGGCGTCTTTTTCAGCGATCCAGTTGTGATCCGGGTGGTTCTTGAATCGCCATTTGCGCAATGGCCCGGCCATCACGTTGAGATAATACATCTCATACCCATAGGGTGCCCCGCAGGGGTGATGTCCCTTTGGCACCAAGACAACATCATGATCTGAAACAGAAATTGTCTCGTCCAACGTTTCATCTTCCGTCCAGACACGTTGAATTCCAAAGCCCTGAGCCGGGTTCAGACGATGATAATAGGTCTCTTCCAGGAAGGTCATGTTTGGAAAGTCGTCTTCGTCATGCCGATGCGGCGGATAGGACGACCAATGCCCCGAAGGTGTGAACACCTCGGTCACCAGCAAACTATCGGCCACGTCGCGACCTTCCATGGCTATATTGTTGATATAGCGCGTATTTGTGCCCTTGCCGCGCGGCTCGGTGGCGATACCGTCAGGGCCAATTACGGCCGCCTCGTGCCCGCCCGATCCCGGCGCCGTACAGACGGCCAAAGTGCAATCCGTGGTCGCCAGTGCCGTCCAGTCGGCGTCGTTTGGCACGTAAAGGCAATGGGGCGGCGTGCGTTCAAACACGTTCATCCGCTCGCCCATTTCGCCAAAATCCTGACCACTGGCGGTCAGCCGCGCCTTGCCTTCGACCAGCACCAGAATAGCCTCGCGACCTCCGGTAGCTTCGGCAATCTGTTCTCCAGCCGTCAACCGATAGAGCCCAAAGCCCACATAGCCCCAGCCAGCACTTTCGGGAGTGATATCATGCACTTTCCCGGCAGTGCCGTTGGGTTTGCAAAGCAAATGACTCATTTCGACTGCGCCTTGTTCAGGTTTCGTTACGGGCCTTCAGGCCAGCTTCGTATTTGACCCGAGCTGCCTGAACTTCTTCGCGTTCGCTTACCTCTGGCACGGCAACTTCCCACCAGCTGCCGCCAAATTCGGTCGATGGATATGGGTCAGTATCAATGACAGCGACGAATGGGCCAGCGGCTTCTTTTGCCCGCTCCAATGCCTCTTCCAGTTCGGCGATCGAGCCCACGTGCACGGCTTCGGCCCCCATACTGGCGGCATGTGCTGCAAAGTCGATCATCGACGGGTTAACATGATAGGAGTGATCCAGCAGGTTATTGAATTCTGCCCCACCGGTCGCGCTTTGCAACCGATTGATGCAGCCAAATCCCCGGTTGTCTGTGATCACAACAGTGAACTTGATGCCCATCATGGCGGCTGTCGCCATTTCGGAGTTGGCCATCAAATAGCTGCCATCGCCAACCATGCAGATCACATCGCGATCCGGGTCGGCCATTTTGACGCCGAGGGCACCAGCGATCTCGTAGCCCATACAGGAAAAGCCGTATTCCATGTGATAGCTGCCCACATCCCCGGCTTTCCAAAGTTTATGCAGCTCGCCCGGCATGGTGCCCGCGGCTCCCATAACGATGGTTTTTTCGGTGCTGGACCGTTGAACAGCGCCGACGACCTGCATGTCAGTTGGCAAGGCGTTGCCATCTTTGGGCGCATCGGTCAGCGGATCAACGTTGTTGAACCATGTGGTCTTTTCCGCTGCGTCAGGTGCTTCGGCCTTGTAACTGCCCAATCCCGTCGACAGTTCTTGCAAACCAACACGCGCATCTGCGTTCAGCGGCAATGCGCCATGTTTTACGGCGTCATAGGCCTGAACGTTCAAACAGGCGAGTGTGCGTTCGGGTGCCTTGAAGATTGACCAAGACCCGGTTGTGAAGTCCTGAAGGCGCGATCCCACGCCCAACACCAGATCGGCGCGGCCACAGGCATCGTTTGCCGGGTCACCGCCGGTGACACCGATGGGCCCCAGGTTCAACGGGTGATCCCATGGCATCGACGATTTACCGGCCTGCGTTTCGGTCACGGGGATATTGTGCGCTTCGGCAAATGCCTTCAGCGCCTCGGTCGCACCAGAGTAAAGCACGCCGCCGCCAGCGACAATCACCGGGTTTTTGGCTGCGCGAATGGCATCGGTCACGTCGGCCAATTCGTTGGCATCCGGGCGAATGCGGCGCATTTTCCAGACCCGGGGCTTAAAGAACTCTTCGGGGTAATCATAGGCTTCCGACTGGGTATCCTGGCAGAACGCGACGGTTACCGGACCGCATGTGGCAGGGTCCATCATTGTGGCGATGGCGCGTGGCAGAGCTGTCAATATATGCTCAGGCCGCGAGATGCGGTCGAA contains these protein-coding regions:
- the iolD gene encoding 3D-(3,5/4)-trihydroxycyclohexane-1,2-dione acylhydrolase (decyclizing), translated to MSTIRLTAAQALVRYLTAQLTEDGVPYIAGVWGIFGHGNVAGIGEALYASREALPTYRGHNEQSMAHTAIAYGKQMRRTRAMAVTSSIGPGATNMVTAAALAHANRLPVLLIPGDVFSTRGPDPVLQQIENWADGTVSANDCFRPVSRYFDRISRPEHILTALPRAIATMMDPATCGPVTVAFCQDTQSEAYDYPEEFFKPRVWKMRRIRPDANELADVTDAIRAAKNPVIVAGGGVLYSGATEALKAFAEAHNIPVTETQAGKSSMPWDHPLNLGPIGVTGGDPANDACGRADLVLGVGSRLQDFTTGSWSIFKAPERTLACLNVQAYDAVKHGALPLNADARVGLQELSTGLGSYKAEAPDAAEKTTWFNNVDPLTDAPKDGNALPTDMQVVGAVQRSSTEKTIVMGAAGTMPGELHKLWKAGDVGSYHMEYGFSCMGYEIAGALGVKMADPDRDVICMVGDGSYLMANSEMATAAMMGIKFTVVITDNRGFGCINRLQSATGGAEFNNLLDHSYHVNPSMIDFAAHAASMGAEAVHVGSIAELEEALERAKEAAGPFVAVIDTDPYPSTEFGGSWWEVAVPEVSEREEVQAARVKYEAGLKARNET
- the iolB gene encoding 5-deoxy-glucuronate isomerase — translated: MSHLLCKPNGTAGKVHDITPESAGWGYVGFGLYRLTAGEQIAEATGGREAILVLVEGKARLTASGQDFGEMGERMNVFERTPPHCLYVPNDADWTALATTDCTLAVCTAPGSGGHEAAVIGPDGIATEPRGKGTNTRYINNIAMEGRDVADSLLVTEVFTPSGHWSSYPPHRHDEDDFPNMTFLEETYYHRLNPAQGFGIQRVWTEDETLDETISVSDHDVVLVPKGHHPCGAPYGYEMYYLNVMAGPLRKWRFKNHPDHNWIAEKDA